One Catharus ustulatus isolate bCatUst1 chromosome 2, bCatUst1.pri.v2, whole genome shotgun sequence genomic window carries:
- the KCNRG gene encoding LOW QUALITY PROTEIN: potassium channel regulatory protein (The sequence of the model RefSeq protein was modified relative to this genomic sequence to represent the inferred CDS: substituted 1 base at 1 genomic stop codon) — translation MSSRELVVLSVGGVRFVTRASTLQQFPESRLARMVNDDDREFKLVNGEFFVDRDGTLFGYIMDFLRTLQVSLPTDFSDYQRLQREAEYYGLYPLADLLSQEHLLKPRLEILEVRFSLQEMQAFFRIFGSCSTTIEALTEQITVFTGQQSGQGWNSPFTSQKQLVPLPLERPSHHDLVFLCGTEYSAGDQVVARYVSIKPDNRKLINGTNVLGLLLDSLLKDGFRLISTRTVASEEKVECYTFERMKRAAGLAIMVNQTAGSSGVGQARRSXVQ, via the exons ATGAGTAGTCGGGAGTTGGTCGTTCTGAGTGTGGGAGGTGTGAGATTTGTAACCCGGGCTTCTACCTTGCAGCAGTTCCCTGAGTCCAGGTTGGCACGGATGGTGAATGATGATGACCGGGAATTTAAACTGGTGAATGGAGAGTTTTTTGTGGACAGAGATGGAACTTTGTTTGGTTACATTATGGACTTCTTGAGGACTCTCCAGGTGTCCTTACCAACTGATTTCTCAGACTAtcagaggctgcagagagaagcagaataCTATGGACTTTACCCCCTGGCTGACCTCCTGAGCCAAGAACATTTACTGAAGCCCAGGCTGGAGATCTTGGAAGTGCGTTTTTCTCTCCAAGAAATGCAGGCCTTTTTCCGGATCTTTGGTTCCTGCAGTACCACTATCGAGGCACTAACTGAGCAGATCACTGTGTTTACAGGGCAGCAGTCAGGACAGGGCTGGAACAGCCCCTTTACTTCTCAGAAACAACTCGTTCCACTTCCTTTGGAAAGACCGTCTCATCATGATCTGGTTTTTCTGTGTGGTACTGAGTATTCTGCTGGTGACCAGGTCGTGGCCAG gTATGTTTCCATAAAGCCTGATAATAGAAAGCTGATTAATGGCACTAATGTGCTAGGCCTGCTGCTTGACAGTTTACTTAAAGATGGATTTCGCCTCATAAGCACCAGGACAGTCGCCAGTGAAGAGAAGGTTGAATGCTACACTTTTGAAAGGATGAAGAGGGCAGCAGGCCTTGCCATCATGGTGAACCAaactgcagggagctctggggtAGGACAGGCAAGGAGAAGCTAAgtgcag
- the TRIM13 gene encoding E3 ubiquitin-protein ligase TRIM13 isoform X2 produces MDMMELLEEDLTCPICCSLFDDPRVLPCSHNFCRKCLEGILEGNVRNVLWRPSPFKCPTCRKETPVTGVNSLQVNYSLKGIVEKYNKIKVTPKMPVCKVHSGQPLNIFCRTDMQLICGVCATRGDHTKHVFCSIEEAYSQEKRAFETLFQGFETWRCGDALSRLDTLETSKRKALQMLTKDSDKVKEFFEKLQHTLEQKRNEILSDFETMKLAVMQAYDPEINKLNTILQEQRMAFNIAEAFKDVSEPIIFLQQMQEFREKIKVLKETPLPCSTVDISPTMKSFDTSQWNGIKLVDVDKLSLPQESNTFKFKIPSVFSRRFIVNSLIFLLILAVTRMSFVESVIDNLQCWKSQFLTISLSYLADTVEIADHAVFYWEQMTDGASLLREKCKNYTLVVLDNVAQFVCKYKLL; encoded by the exons ATG gATATGATGGAGCTTCTAGAGGAAGATCTGACCTGTCCCATTTGCTGTAGCCTGTTTGATGATCCTCGTGTCCTGCCCTGTTCACACAATTTCTGCAGAAAGTGTCTGGAAGGAATTCTTGAGGGAAATGTGCGGAATGTTCTTTGGAGGCCATCCCCTTTCAAGTGCCCCACATGCAGGAAGGAAACTCCTGTCACTGGAGTCAACAGCTTGCAGGTCAACTATTCCCTGAAAGGTATCGTGGAGAAGTACAACAAAATCAAAGTAACTCCCAAAATGCCTGTGTGCAAAGTGCACAGCGGGCAACCCCTTAACATTTTTTGCCGGACAGACATGCAGCTGATCTGTGGGGTTTGTGCCACCCGTGGTGACCACACAAAGCATGTTTTCTGTTCCATTGAAGAAGCTTATTCCCAGGAGAAGCGGGCTTTTGAAACCTTGTTTCAGGGCTTTGAAACTTGGCGTTGTGGGGATGCCCTCTCACGGCTGGATACCTTAGAGACCAGTAAGAGGAAGGCACTGCAGATGCTGACAAAAGATTCTGACAAAGTGAAGGAGTTCTTTGAGAAGCTACAGCACACACTGGAGCAGAAGCGAAATGAGATTCTGTCTGACTTTGAGACCATGAAGCTTGCAGTGATGCAGGCCTACGATCCGGAAATCAATAAACTGAACACGATTCTGCAAGAGCAGCGGATGGCTTTTAACATTGCAGAGGCCTTCAAAGATGTGTCTGAACCCATTATATTTCTGCAACAGATGCAGGagttcagggaaaaaatcaaGGTGCTCAAAGAAACCCCTTTACCTTGTTCCACAGTGGACATCAGTCCCACAATGAAGAGCTTTGATACCAGCCAGTGGAATGGAATAAAACTTGTTGATGTGGACAAACTTTCCTTGCCTCAGGAAAGCAACACTTTCAAATTCAAGATTCCCTCAGTCTTTTCACGCAGATTTATAGTGAACTCTCTTATTTTCTTGCTCATTCTTGCTGTCACCAGAATGTCCTTTGTGGAGTCAGTCATTGACAATCTCCAGTGCTGGAAATCTCAGTTCCTTACAATTAGCTTGTCCTATTTGGCAGATACCGTGGAGATAGCAGATCATGCAGTCTTTTACTGGGAACAGATGACAGATGGAGCTTCACTTTTAAGAGAAAAGTGTAAAAACTATACATTGGTTGTACTGGATAATGTTGCGCAGTTTGTGTGCAAATATAAACTGTTGTGA
- the TRIM13 gene encoding E3 ubiquitin-protein ligase TRIM13 isoform X3: protein MMELLEEDLTCPICCSLFDDPRVLPCSHNFCRKCLEGILEGNVRNVLWRPSPFKCPTCRKETPVTGVNSLQVNYSLKGIVEKYNKIKVTPKMPVCKVHSGQPLNIFCRTDMQLICGVCATRGDHTKHVFCSIEEAYSQEKRAFETLFQGFETWRCGDALSRLDTLETSKRKALQMLTKDSDKVKEFFEKLQHTLEQKRNEILSDFETMKLAVMQAYDPEINKLNTILQEQRMAFNIAEAFKDVSEPIIFLQQMQEFREKIKVLKETPLPCSTVDISPTMKSFDTSQWNGIKLVDVDKLSLPQESNTFKFKIPSVFSRRFIVNSLIFLLILAVTRMSFVESVIDNLQCWKSQFLTISLSYLADTVEIADHAVFYWEQMTDGASLLREKCKNYTLVVLDNVAQFVCKYKLL from the coding sequence ATGATGGAGCTTCTAGAGGAAGATCTGACCTGTCCCATTTGCTGTAGCCTGTTTGATGATCCTCGTGTCCTGCCCTGTTCACACAATTTCTGCAGAAAGTGTCTGGAAGGAATTCTTGAGGGAAATGTGCGGAATGTTCTTTGGAGGCCATCCCCTTTCAAGTGCCCCACATGCAGGAAGGAAACTCCTGTCACTGGAGTCAACAGCTTGCAGGTCAACTATTCCCTGAAAGGTATCGTGGAGAAGTACAACAAAATCAAAGTAACTCCCAAAATGCCTGTGTGCAAAGTGCACAGCGGGCAACCCCTTAACATTTTTTGCCGGACAGACATGCAGCTGATCTGTGGGGTTTGTGCCACCCGTGGTGACCACACAAAGCATGTTTTCTGTTCCATTGAAGAAGCTTATTCCCAGGAGAAGCGGGCTTTTGAAACCTTGTTTCAGGGCTTTGAAACTTGGCGTTGTGGGGATGCCCTCTCACGGCTGGATACCTTAGAGACCAGTAAGAGGAAGGCACTGCAGATGCTGACAAAAGATTCTGACAAAGTGAAGGAGTTCTTTGAGAAGCTACAGCACACACTGGAGCAGAAGCGAAATGAGATTCTGTCTGACTTTGAGACCATGAAGCTTGCAGTGATGCAGGCCTACGATCCGGAAATCAATAAACTGAACACGATTCTGCAAGAGCAGCGGATGGCTTTTAACATTGCAGAGGCCTTCAAAGATGTGTCTGAACCCATTATATTTCTGCAACAGATGCAGGagttcagggaaaaaatcaaGGTGCTCAAAGAAACCCCTTTACCTTGTTCCACAGTGGACATCAGTCCCACAATGAAGAGCTTTGATACCAGCCAGTGGAATGGAATAAAACTTGTTGATGTGGACAAACTTTCCTTGCCTCAGGAAAGCAACACTTTCAAATTCAAGATTCCCTCAGTCTTTTCACGCAGATTTATAGTGAACTCTCTTATTTTCTTGCTCATTCTTGCTGTCACCAGAATGTCCTTTGTGGAGTCAGTCATTGACAATCTCCAGTGCTGGAAATCTCAGTTCCTTACAATTAGCTTGTCCTATTTGGCAGATACCGTGGAGATAGCAGATCATGCAGTCTTTTACTGGGAACAGATGACAGATGGAGCTTCACTTTTAAGAGAAAAGTGTAAAAACTATACATTGGTTGTACTGGATAATGTTGCGCAGTTTGTGTGCAAATATAAACTGTTGTGA
- the TRIM13 gene encoding E3 ubiquitin-protein ligase TRIM13 isoform X1: protein MKYQDMMELLEEDLTCPICCSLFDDPRVLPCSHNFCRKCLEGILEGNVRNVLWRPSPFKCPTCRKETPVTGVNSLQVNYSLKGIVEKYNKIKVTPKMPVCKVHSGQPLNIFCRTDMQLICGVCATRGDHTKHVFCSIEEAYSQEKRAFETLFQGFETWRCGDALSRLDTLETSKRKALQMLTKDSDKVKEFFEKLQHTLEQKRNEILSDFETMKLAVMQAYDPEINKLNTILQEQRMAFNIAEAFKDVSEPIIFLQQMQEFREKIKVLKETPLPCSTVDISPTMKSFDTSQWNGIKLVDVDKLSLPQESNTFKFKIPSVFSRRFIVNSLIFLLILAVTRMSFVESVIDNLQCWKSQFLTISLSYLADTVEIADHAVFYWEQMTDGASLLREKCKNYTLVVLDNVAQFVCKYKLL from the exons ATGAAATACCAG gATATGATGGAGCTTCTAGAGGAAGATCTGACCTGTCCCATTTGCTGTAGCCTGTTTGATGATCCTCGTGTCCTGCCCTGTTCACACAATTTCTGCAGAAAGTGTCTGGAAGGAATTCTTGAGGGAAATGTGCGGAATGTTCTTTGGAGGCCATCCCCTTTCAAGTGCCCCACATGCAGGAAGGAAACTCCTGTCACTGGAGTCAACAGCTTGCAGGTCAACTATTCCCTGAAAGGTATCGTGGAGAAGTACAACAAAATCAAAGTAACTCCCAAAATGCCTGTGTGCAAAGTGCACAGCGGGCAACCCCTTAACATTTTTTGCCGGACAGACATGCAGCTGATCTGTGGGGTTTGTGCCACCCGTGGTGACCACACAAAGCATGTTTTCTGTTCCATTGAAGAAGCTTATTCCCAGGAGAAGCGGGCTTTTGAAACCTTGTTTCAGGGCTTTGAAACTTGGCGTTGTGGGGATGCCCTCTCACGGCTGGATACCTTAGAGACCAGTAAGAGGAAGGCACTGCAGATGCTGACAAAAGATTCTGACAAAGTGAAGGAGTTCTTTGAGAAGCTACAGCACACACTGGAGCAGAAGCGAAATGAGATTCTGTCTGACTTTGAGACCATGAAGCTTGCAGTGATGCAGGCCTACGATCCGGAAATCAATAAACTGAACACGATTCTGCAAGAGCAGCGGATGGCTTTTAACATTGCAGAGGCCTTCAAAGATGTGTCTGAACCCATTATATTTCTGCAACAGATGCAGGagttcagggaaaaaatcaaGGTGCTCAAAGAAACCCCTTTACCTTGTTCCACAGTGGACATCAGTCCCACAATGAAGAGCTTTGATACCAGCCAGTGGAATGGAATAAAACTTGTTGATGTGGACAAACTTTCCTTGCCTCAGGAAAGCAACACTTTCAAATTCAAGATTCCCTCAGTCTTTTCACGCAGATTTATAGTGAACTCTCTTATTTTCTTGCTCATTCTTGCTGTCACCAGAATGTCCTTTGTGGAGTCAGTCATTGACAATCTCCAGTGCTGGAAATCTCAGTTCCTTACAATTAGCTTGTCCTATTTGGCAGATACCGTGGAGATAGCAGATCATGCAGTCTTTTACTGGGAACAGATGACAGATGGAGCTTCACTTTTAAGAGAAAAGTGTAAAAACTATACATTGGTTGTACTGGATAATGTTGCGCAGTTTGTGTGCAAATATAAACTGTTGTGA
- the SPRYD7 gene encoding SPRY domain-containing protein 7, with product MAASVFCCFSWCRDGGAGHIPLKEMPAVHLDTQRMGTDVVIVKNGRRICGTGGCLANAPLHQNKSYFEFKIQSTGIWGIGVATQKANLNQIPLGRDVHSLVMRNDGALYYNNEEKNRLPANNLPQEGDVVGITYDHVELNVYLNGKNMHCPASGIRGTVYPVVYVDDSAILDCQFSEFYHTPPPGFEKILFEQQIF from the exons ATGGCCGCCTCCgtgttctgctgcttctcctggtgCCGGGATGGCGGCGCCGGGCACATCCCGCTCAAGGAGATGCCGGCCGTGCACCTGGACACGCAGCGCATGG gaACAGATGTTGTCATTGTTAAAAATGGCAGAAGAATATGTGGCACGGGAGGCTGCTTAGCCAATGCACCTTTGCATCAGAACAAAAGTTATTTTGAGTTTAAAATCCAGTCCACAG GGATTTGGGGTATTGGAGTTGCAACCCAGAAAGCAAACCTGAATCAAATTCCACTTGGTCGAGATGTCCACAGCCTGGTGATGAGAAATGATGGAGCTCTCTACTATAACAATGAGGAGAAAAATAGGCTACCAGCAAACAACCTTCCTCAGGAGGGCGATGTGGTG GGCATTACGTATGACCATGTAGAattaaatgtatatttaaatgGCAAGAACATGCATTGTCCAGCTTCAGGAATCAGGGGGACTGTCTATCCAGTGGTCTATG TTGATGACAGTGCCATTCTGGATTGTCAGTTCAGTGAATTTTATCATACACCTCCACCCGGATTTGAAAAGATCCTCTTTGAGCAGCAAATCTTCTGA